The following coding sequences are from one Pasteurellaceae bacterium RH1A window:
- a CDS encoding ribose 5-phosphate isomerase A — MDQLEMKRLAAKAALKYVEEDSIVGVGSGSTVNCFIEELGSMADKIKGAVAASKESERRLRDLGIEVFDANQVSQLGVYIDGADEITPQGYMIKGGGAALTREKIVSSLAKKFICIVDSSKQVDVLGSTFALPVEVIPMARSYVARQLVALGGSPEYREGVVTDNGNVILDVYNFKIVEPLVIEQKINNIAGVVTNGIFAQRFANVTIVGTPDGAKIIE; from the coding sequence ATGGATCAACTCGAAATGAAAAGACTAGCGGCCAAGGCTGCCCTAAAATATGTGGAAGAAGACAGCATTGTCGGCGTGGGCAGTGGCTCCACCGTGAACTGCTTTATTGAAGAACTGGGCAGCATGGCTGATAAAATTAAGGGGGCGGTTGCTGCCTCTAAAGAGTCTGAACGCCGCCTGCGTGATTTGGGTATTGAGGTCTTTGACGCCAACCAGGTTAGCCAGTTGGGCGTTTATATTGACGGGGCAGATGAAATCACCCCGCAAGGCTATATGATCAAGGGTGGCGGTGCAGCGCTGACCCGTGAAAAAATTGTGAGTTCACTGGCAAAAAAATTCATCTGCATTGTGGATTCCTCCAAGCAGGTGGATGTGTTAGGCTCTACTTTCGCCCTGCCTGTGGAAGTGATCCCAATGGCTCGCTCCTACGTTGCCCGCCAGCTGGTGGCCCTGGGCGGCTCGCCTGAATACCGTGAGGGTGTGGTGACCGACAACGGCAATGTTATCTTAGATGTGTATAATTTTAAGATTGTTGAACCGCTTGTTATAGAGCAAAAAATCAACAATATTGCAGGCGTGGTCACCAACGGCATCTTCGCCCAGCGTTTTGCCAATGTCACCATCGTGGGTACGCCAGATGGGGCGAAGATTATTGAGTAA